The DNA region ggaAATGTAAAATAgatgatattaataatataaaaaatagtAGTAGTAGTGAAAATAACATAGAAgagaataatatattaaaatatttgaataaaaattgttcaaaacaaaaatctaacgaaataaataaagaaaagaaatGCTCCAAATTGATGAACCAATATATAACTCCAGTTGTCAGTATGCCATCTAATGAGAAGATTAATTATTACATACATAAGGAGAATAACAAAAAGAtgaataaattaaatgatatagaaaatataagtTCTTCGtcatacaaaaaatattccaatgaacaaattaatgaaaacaaaaaagaagataGTGAAAAATCTACCATTCGTTGTAATGAAACTGATAGATTaaatggaaaaaatattaaagattgtaataaattatgtaaagaagtaaatgataataatcATTCTGTGATTGATATAAATCCATGtaattatgatataaaaaaaaaaaaaaatgaagaaaataataatatggatgATAATTCATATGTTCATATTAAAGAAATGGGGAATGTAAAAAGTAATTATTCTTTTCAGAAAATTATAGAATATAATGACGaacaattaaaaaagatattttttaaaaacaaagAAGATGACACAAATTCAAAAGGTCAGCATAATTCTGCTAAGTATTGTGATAAATATTTGGAgacattttataatatggaaaatgaggatttatataataatagtaaaagtaataatctaataaataataatattaatatagaTATTAATATTGATATGAATTCAagtaatattaataattgtaattcttataaaagaaatagTATAAACATAAATCAAGTTGATGATTCCATTCCTCCAAGTGAACATAATACATTAAGTTATGAtgaagaaagaaaaaataatgattttAATGAGGATGATTcagaaaataataatattttaaaaaagaaatcCTTTGATGAAAAGGAGTGGGTTCAAATTAATGAATCTCCTAATTTTTGGGattcattaaaaaataatttaagaAATGTGTTTTTAATGAAAACGGAAGATGATAACTATATAAAGAAGGAAGACAAAGTGAAGAAGGTGAATGATGATGCGAATAAGAAAGATAAAGACAGTGAAAATGTATTATCTGGAATAGAAAAggataataaaatgatatgTGAAACTAAAATaattgataataataaaataaaaaaaaaaaatgttgataataataataataataatattaaaaatattattgataataataataataattgtgTTGATGTTAGTAGGCCATCACGAGATAATGGATCGTTTCCTTTTCCCGCAGATATTTATGTAAGATGCCTAAATTTTCTCAAGTtggaaaatatattaaaatgcGAACTACTAAATAAGATGAGTTGTCatgttataaataatagtatgggtgtatttacatatataagaaaattaaatttaGATGAGAAATGGTCTATCCTTccaatatataaaagacaattttatttacatcAGATGAGAAATATAAGACATTTAAATACATCTGAAAAGATATATGTTGAGAATGGTATGTATATTCATGAAGTTGCAGcaattatatatcaaaatttGTCAAGTTTAAAAACGAttgaattattatcacctgaatattttatgaatgATAATACACCTCGGCATGAGcctttttctttatatcCATCAGTATTTGAAAGATTAGAAAAA from Plasmodium gaboni strain SY75 chromosome 14, whole genome shotgun sequence includes:
- a CDS encoding hypothetical protein (conserved Plasmodium protein, unknown function), which codes for MDSSRQEIKIKNEVKNKKKLTNTCVCSFEKNNENANIKLLGNFHKITSSNDNKKEEKTIERIKEKIIRKCKIDDINNIKNSSSSENNIEENNILKYLNKNCSKQKSNEINKEKKCSKLMNQYITPVVSMPSNEKINYYIHKENNKKMNKLNDIENISSSSYKKYSNEQINENKKEDSEKSTIRCNETDRLNGKNIKDCNKLCKEVNDNNHSVIDINPCNYDIKKKKNEENNNMDDNSYVHIKEMGNVKSNYSFQKIIEYNDEQLKKIFFKNKEDDTNSKGQHNSAKYCDKYLETFYNMENEDLYNNSKSNNLINNNINIDINIDMNSSNINNCNSYKRNSININQVDDSIPPSEHNTLSYDEERKNNDFNEDDSENNNILKKKSFDEKEWVQINESPNFWDSLKNNLRNVFLMKTEDDNYIKKEDKVKKVNDDANKKDKDSENVLSGIEKDNKMICETKIIDNNKIKKKNVDNNNNNNIKNIIDNNNNNCVDVSRPSRDNGSFPFPADIYVRCLNFLKLENILKCELLNKMSCHVINNSMGVFTYIRKLNLDEKWSILPIYKRQFYLHQMRNIRHLNTSEKIYVENGMYIHEVAAIIYQNLSSLKTIELLSPEYFMNDNTPRHEPFSLYPSVFERLEKLTIIGCQTLEWLHIFRNCSFPLLKKFEVCYYPLHHDHWYWNFVFDFTQLGLQGLYKILYTMENLQKLIIGFDVWFDNLEGQIYNPLESHRNELQEYRIINNNRNERYNNISSLSIPPANGYPTRTFKSYRGKLCEEDFSDIFTIAYYMSGKCGKLTRIMIKYRDSNEYYEDEIGKDEVVNELISEASNTASTYYNYVLNWFRSPDEIVPRAS